The DNA window TCCAGTCGGCTTTCTCGGAGAGACCGTAAGTTACTACCTTTCCCCGGCAGATTTTTCTCAAGGTATCGGCGTGAGGGTCTTCATTTCTGAGAACCAGAACGCCCTCGGGGGGAATTAGCCTTACGAAACTTTCAAAGGCCTTTCTTATTGCATAGACGTCCTTGTAGATGTCGGCATGATCGAATTCTATACCCGTTACGATTGCCCCAAAGGGATTGTAGTGCAGGAACTTGGGCCTTTTATCGAAAAAGGCCGTGTCGTATTCGTCTCCTTCTATTACGGCAAAAGGGCCGCTTCCGTGCATGTAACCTTTACCCTCTTTTTTAATGATTGCGCCGACAAATCCCGAGGGGTCCATTCCCGCCTGATGAAGAACCCAGAGAAGCAGTGCGGCCGTGGTGCTTTTGCCGTGAGTCCCTGCTACAACAAGGCTTTTGTGATTGTTCAGCATGAAGTGGTTTATTGCCTCCGGCATGCTCATGTATGAAGTGCCGGATTGGACGATCCATCGAGCCTCTGGATTGTCCGCTCTGATTGCGTTGCCGATGACGGCCAGATCGGGGCGGATAGCACTTACATTGGCTTCAGCGTAAGGCATCCTTACGGGGATGTTTCTTGCCGTGAGAAATTCTTTCATCGGGGAATAGAGACTTCTGTCCGAACCTGCAACGGGATAACCCTTTTCCTGTAGAAATCCCGCGAGGTTTCCCATGGCTATACCGCCTATTCCGAGCAGATAAATCGGCCGGCTCTTAATGGTCATGACCGAATGCTCCTCTTTAGTCCTGCCGGATTGGCAGAGGTCTGCAGTTCTCCGGGAGCCTTCCGCTTTCCACGGCTACATCAATGGATATCCCACCCCTTACGTTCCAGAATCCGATAACCCTGAGATAAACGGGATCAAGGGCTTCCTTGAGCCTTTTGTGAATGTAAACGGTGCCGTCTTCGTGGAAAATTCCCGTGTTTCTGAAGCTTCCGAGAAACAGCTTGAAGGACTTGCTTTCAAGGATCCACTTGCCGGGTACGTAATCCACAATGATTGTGGCGAAATCGGGCTGGCCCGTTATCGGGCAAAGGCAGGTAAATTCGGGTGCCTTCAGGCGAACCACATAGTGAACGTCGGGATGAGGGTTTTCAAAGGTTTCAAGTACGGCCTTATCGGGGTTTTCGGGTATGGATGCAGATCGGCCGAGCTGAGACAGTTCTCGCTTTACCCGTTCACTCATTTTTGTTGTTCCTCCGCATAAATCGTTGGATCCGGTATCCCGGCTTCCTTGAATCCTTTGCGTCGCAATATACAGCTTTCGCATCTGCCACAGGCTCTTCCCTGAGGGTCCGGATCATAGCAGGAATGTGTAAGGGCGTAATCGACACCCAGAGAGATGCCCTTGAGGATGATCTCCTTTTTGCTTAAGGAAATCAGGGGTGCGTGTATCCTGAACCTTTGTCCCTCTTCTGATCCGGCCCTTGTTCCCAGGTTCGCCACCTTTTCAAAGGCTTCTATGAACTCGGGTCGGCAGTCGGGATAGCCGGAGTAGTCCAGAGCATTTGCCCCGATAAAAATGTCGTATGCTCCCACCGTCTCGCCCCAGGCAACGGCACAGGCCAGAAAGATGGTGTTGCGGCCGGGAACATATGTAATCGGCACATTTCTCCCGATTTTGTCTTGAGGAACGTCCTTAGGGACGGGGATATCATCGGTAAGAGCAGAAGCTCCGATAAGGTGAAGTGGTATTTCCAGAATGAGGTGTTTTTTTACGCCAAAAACACGGGCCAATCTCCGGGCCGATTGGATCTCTTTTTCATGACGCTGTCCGTAGCGAAAGGTAAGAGCGTAAAGCTCGTATCCCTGATGCTTTGCAACGGCAAGGGTTGTCGTTGAGTCAATTCCCCCGGAAAGAAGCACAACTGCTCTGGAACGGTTCATCGTTTAAACTCCTTTTGCGTCAGGCGACCAGATATATTTGTGAAGTTGAAGGTTCAACCTTACCGGGATTTTATCCTTGAGTATCCACTCTGCCAGGGTTGAGGGCTCAAGGAGGCCGAAAACAGGAGAGAAGTGTATAACTCTGACAGGGGATTCTTCCAGCACCCTACGGGCCCATTGGGATGCAAAGAGGTAATCTTCGAAATTACCGATTACGAACTTGACCTCGTCTGCGGGGTGGAGGCGCTTGAGGTTTTCATAGTCGTTTTTATGCATCATTCCGCTGGAGGGGCATTTTATATCCATGATCCGTATTGCCTTTTCGGGGATTGGGCTTATGTCCAGAGATCCGTTGGTTTCGATGAGGACGGTGTATTCCCGATCGATCAACATTTTTACCAGGCGGGGGAGCTCCTCCTGCAATAGGGGTTCTCCTCCCGTTATTTCGACCAGCTTCAGGCCCGAATCTTCCACGAAACGAAGGCAGTTACGAAGCGTCACTTTACGACCGCCGTTGCGGGCATAGAGGGTGTCGCAATAGGTGCACTTCAGGTTACATCCTGCCGTTCTGATAAAAACACAAGGCCATCCGGCAAAGGATGATTCTCCCTGTATGCTGATGAACATCTCGGAGACGAAAATCCCCGGCTCTCCCATAAAAGCCCTCCGGATCGCGGTCTACCGGCCTTTATTTACCCCGGATGTGCAAAAATTAAAGGAAAATTTGATCCATTTC is part of the Thermodesulforhabdus norvegica genome and encodes:
- a CDS encoding UDP-N-acetylmuramate--L-alanine ligase, translated to MTIKSRPIYLLGIGGIAMGNLAGFLQEKGYPVAGSDRSLYSPMKEFLTARNIPVRMPYAEANVSAIRPDLAVIGNAIRADNPEARWIVQSGTSYMSMPEAINHFMLNNHKSLVVAGTHGKSTTAALLLWVLHQAGMDPSGFVGAIIKKEGKGYMHGSGPFAVIEGDEYDTAFFDKRPKFLHYNPFGAIVTGIEFDHADIYKDVYAIRKAFESFVRLIPPEGVLVLRNEDPHADTLRKICRGKVVTYGLSEKADWRILSWDADGRMSFMALCHGHGKHYSFPLSLIGKHNALNALAVVALLDALGIDLNRAIPGFATYPGLKRRQEILVFQEDLILVDDFAHHPTAVTETIKALKAHFPERRLIAIFEPRTNTSKRAYFQDAYAEAFDGSEIVILKAPPDYNELPEKDRLNLPELAARLKDLRIDAHWALSSDEVVSICLRYLQKGDLVLCMSNGDMDGVPEKLSRSFRSRAG
- the queF gene encoding preQ(1) synthase, with the protein product MSERVKRELSQLGRSASIPENPDKAVLETFENPHPDVHYVVRLKAPEFTCLCPITGQPDFATIIVDYVPGKWILESKSFKLFLGSFRNTGIFHEDGTVYIHKRLKEALDPVYLRVIGFWNVRGGISIDVAVESGRLPENCRPLPIRQD
- the queC gene encoding 7-cyano-7-deazaguanine synthase QueC yields the protein MNRSRAVVLLSGGIDSTTTLAVAKHQGYELYALTFRYGQRHEKEIQSARRLARVFGVKKHLILEIPLHLIGASALTDDIPVPKDVPQDKIGRNVPITYVPGRNTIFLACAVAWGETVGAYDIFIGANALDYSGYPDCRPEFIEAFEKVANLGTRAGSEEGQRFRIHAPLISLSKKEIILKGISLGVDYALTHSCYDPDPQGRACGRCESCILRRKGFKEAGIPDPTIYAEEQQK
- a CDS encoding 7-carboxy-7-deazaguanine synthase QueE, which gives rise to MGEPGIFVSEMFISIQGESSFAGWPCVFIRTAGCNLKCTYCDTLYARNGGRKVTLRNCLRFVEDSGLKLVEITGGEPLLQEELPRLVKMLIDREYTVLIETNGSLDISPIPEKAIRIMDIKCPSSGMMHKNDYENLKRLHPADEVKFVIGNFEDYLFASQWARRVLEESPVRVIHFSPVFGLLEPSTLAEWILKDKIPVRLNLQLHKYIWSPDAKGV